A section of the Neisseria dumasiana genome encodes:
- the lnt gene encoding apolipoprotein N-acyltransferase: MNVFYQAETIWRKPAVYWPLLTAIAAATPLTFAPYYHFWLMPLLFGALIKLTELRPHYAARSAYLFGLIGYTAQFYWIHTALHTVSGLPNLYAVPLTFLLPAFLALYPATAFWLAGKFNLPRSVRIGLVLPIVWTITEFARERLLTGFAWGALGYSQIAENSPLAGFAPLGGIHLVTLATAFTGAWLVLLLDGKGRLKQRAVAASALAAVLLAGYAAKQIEFTRPNGSSATVALAQGNIPQTLKWTPEQFWPTVERYYEQVAGSRADIVILPETAIPMMRQDLPDGLIAQFAEQARSNGSALAVGISQYTSDGRDYENAVINLSQFNNQTPDRIPYYAKNHLVPFGEYKPLPWLTEPLYQLMNMPLADFKRGGDIQTPFQMANQKVAFNICYEDGFGDELIASAKQSTLLANASNMAWYGKSNAMFQHLQQSQARALELGRYMVRATNTGATAIIDPKGRIVSQTVPDTEAVLEGKIEGYTGETPYMKTGGSLPLVILLAVAAAALFIWGKRRN; the protein is encoded by the coding sequence ATGAATGTTTTTTACCAAGCCGAAACCATATGGCGGAAACCCGCGGTTTATTGGCCGTTGCTGACAGCCATCGCCGCCGCCACTCCTTTAACATTCGCACCGTATTACCATTTTTGGCTGATGCCTTTACTGTTCGGTGCTTTAATCAAGCTCACCGAGCTGCGCCCGCATTATGCGGCGAGAAGTGCTTATCTCTTCGGCTTGATCGGCTACACCGCACAGTTTTATTGGATTCACACGGCACTGCATACCGTGTCGGGCTTGCCCAATCTGTATGCCGTTCCCTTAACCTTTCTGCTGCCGGCTTTTTTGGCTTTGTATCCTGCTACCGCTTTTTGGCTGGCCGGAAAATTCAATCTCCCGCGAAGTGTGCGTATCGGCTTGGTGCTGCCGATAGTATGGACGATAACCGAATTTGCCCGCGAACGCCTGCTTACCGGCTTTGCGTGGGGCGCGCTGGGTTATTCGCAGATTGCCGAAAACAGCCCTTTGGCCGGTTTCGCACCATTGGGCGGCATTCATTTGGTTACGCTGGCCACCGCTTTCACCGGCGCATGGCTGGTGTTGCTGTTGGACGGCAAAGGCCGTCTGAAACAACGTGCCGTGGCCGCAAGCGCATTGGCGGCAGTATTGTTGGCAGGTTATGCAGCCAAACAGATCGAATTTACCCGGCCAAACGGCAGTTCCGCCACCGTTGCCTTGGCACAGGGTAATATCCCGCAAACATTAAAATGGACGCCCGAGCAATTCTGGCCCACGGTTGAGCGTTATTACGAACAAGTGGCGGGCAGCCGCGCCGACATTGTTATTTTGCCCGAAACCGCCATCCCCATGATGCGGCAGGATTTGCCCGATGGTCTAATTGCCCAATTTGCCGAACAGGCACGGTCTAACGGCAGCGCATTGGCCGTAGGCATCAGCCAATACACTTCAGACGGCCGCGACTATGAAAACGCCGTTATCAACCTTTCGCAATTCAACAACCAAACCCCCGACCGTATTCCGTACTACGCCAAAAACCATTTGGTGCCCTTCGGCGAATACAAACCGCTGCCGTGGCTCACCGAGCCTCTGTATCAATTGATGAACATGCCTTTGGCCGATTTCAAACGCGGCGGCGATATCCAAACCCCGTTTCAGATGGCCAATCAGAAAGTTGCATTTAATATTTGTTACGAAGACGGTTTCGGCGACGAATTAATCGCATCGGCCAAACAATCTACCCTGCTGGCCAACGCCAGCAATATGGCTTGGTATGGAAAATCCAATGCCATGTTCCAGCATTTGCAGCAATCGCAGGCGCGGGCGTTGGAGCTTGGCCGCTACATGGTGCGGGCCACCAATACCGGAGCCACCGCGATTATCGACCCGAAAGGCAGAATCGTCAGCCAAACCGTGCCGGATACCGAAGCGGTGTTGGAAGGAAAAATCGAAGGTTACACCGGTGAAACACCTTATATGAAAACGGGCGGCTCGCTGCCCTTGGTGATTTTGCTGGCAGTTGCCGCAGCTGCATTGTTTATATGGGGCAAACGGCGCAACTAA
- the rpoH gene encoding RNA polymerase sigma factor RpoH, translating to MNNAFALPVPSGHGSLEQYIHTVNNIPMLSAEEETQLAERQQKGDLEAAKQLILSHLRVVVSIARGYDGYGLNQADLIQEGNIGLMKAVKRFEPTRGARLFSFAVHWIKAEIHEFILRNWRLVRVATTKPQRKLFFNLRSMRKNLNALSPKEAQEIADDLGVKLSEVLEMEQRMTGRDIGILAENSDDEDSFAPIDWLADNDSEPTQQIEQKAHYALQTEGLQNALAKLDDRSRRIVETRWLQDDGGLTLHDLAAEYGVSAERIRQIEAKAMQKLRGYLSEDAEETV from the coding sequence ATGAATAACGCCTTTGCATTACCCGTCCCCAGCGGCCATGGTAGCTTGGAGCAGTACATTCATACCGTAAACAATATTCCCATGCTTTCTGCCGAAGAAGAAACCCAATTGGCGGAAAGACAACAAAAAGGCGATTTAGAAGCCGCCAAACAACTGATTCTTTCACATTTGCGTGTGGTTGTTTCGATTGCACGCGGTTACGACGGCTACGGCCTCAACCAAGCCGACTTGATTCAAGAAGGCAACATCGGCCTGATGAAAGCCGTTAAGCGTTTCGAACCCACCCGCGGCGCACGTTTGTTTTCATTTGCCGTACATTGGATTAAAGCAGAGATTCACGAATTTATTCTGCGCAACTGGCGTTTGGTGCGTGTGGCAACCACCAAGCCGCAACGCAAGCTGTTTTTCAATCTGCGCAGCATGCGTAAAAACCTGAATGCCCTGTCGCCCAAAGAAGCACAGGAAATCGCCGATGATTTGGGCGTGAAACTTTCGGAAGTGCTGGAAATGGAACAGCGCATGACCGGTCGCGATATCGGTATTCTTGCCGAAAACAGCGACGACGAAGACAGCTTCGCCCCGATTGATTGGTTGGCCGACAACGACAGCGAGCCGACCCAGCAAATCGAGCAGAAAGCCCACTATGCCCTGCAAACCGAAGGTCTGCAAAACGCATTGGCCAAACTCGACGACCGCAGCCGCCGCATCGTAGAAACCCGTTGGCTGCAAGACGACGGCGGTTTGACTTTGCACGATTTGGCTGCCGAATACGGTGTGTCTGCCGAACGTATCCGTCAGATCGAGGCCAAAGCAATGCAGAAGCTGCGCGGTTATCTTTCTGAAGACGCGGAAGAAACTGTTTAA
- the ftnA gene encoding non-heme ferritin produces MLSEKIVKHLNEQLNLEFYSSNVYLQMSAWADSKGFEGAAAFLKTHAAEEMEHMHRLFDYLSETGSMPEIGTIPAPKTNYKGLKEMFEAVYKHEKMITQKINELVEATFSEKDYSSFNFLQWYVSEQHEEERLFKSILDKINLVGNDGKGLYHVDKDLAGLVAAGK; encoded by the coding sequence ATGTTGTCTGAAAAAATCGTCAAACACCTGAACGAGCAGTTAAATCTTGAGTTTTATTCTTCCAACGTATATCTGCAAATGTCTGCTTGGGCCGACAGCAAAGGATTTGAAGGTGCCGCGGCATTTTTAAAAACACATGCGGCCGAAGAGATGGAACACATGCACCGGCTTTTCGACTACCTGAGCGAAACCGGCTCCATGCCTGAAATCGGTACGATTCCCGCTCCGAAAACCAACTACAAGGGCTTGAAAGAAATGTTTGAAGCCGTGTATAAACACGAAAAAATGATTACGCAGAAAATCAATGAATTAGTGGAAGCTACTTTTAGTGAAAAAGACTATTCGTCTTTCAACTTCCTGCAATGGTATGTGTCGGAACAACACGAAGAAGAACGCTTGTTTAAGTCGATTTTGGACAAAATCAATTTGGTAGGCAACGACGGTAAAGGTCTGTATCACGTTGATAAAGACTTGGCCGGATTGGTAGCTGCAGGCAAATAA